CTTCCAAttccctcttccacttttaagaacCATTCTGATTACACTGCGTCCACCTGGAGAATCCAGAAAAATCTCCCTATTTCAGCATCAGTGGATTAGCATCTCAGTTCCACCTGCAACCTTAATTCTCCTTTCCCATTTAACCCATTTAGCCCTTTACGGCTCTGAGGATTCAGACACAGACATCTTTGGGGAGCATagggcattattctgcctaccataaTGAGATTCCACACATTAAATACACAttaaatgtaccacagtttaatATTTTTGTGATAGTTCAATAACTGTCATTTGCTTTAatctacagaatttttaaaaatctaaataaaactaTTAAGCTGGCCAGataaaatagtaacaaaaaaagtaaagagatATAAAACAAACTGTACAGTATTACAAAGTAGTGGTTCTCtgtatgtctatgtgtatatatgtatatataaaactatacacagatacatgtgtgtatataaacatacatatgtatatatacatacatatacttaATTTTAAAGTTAATCAAATGGTTATCAAAAATTAATATACAACAAAGATTCCTGGGAAGGTAATACTTATATAAAATAAGGCCATGTTTCTAAAAATCCCCCAAATCAGTCCAAGATAAGATTTTTAATGAAGAACATAAAGGTTAAAGAAATTCTTTCTCTCCAGGTTAGCTGTTTTTCCCTActtgttttcttcttgctttttccTGTTGTTGTCCATATTAAACTTCTTTGTGCTCTTAAAGGCCCGCCATCATGTGAAGTGGCCACGCCCCTTATGGACAAAGTCAAGCCACCAACTCCCAAATGTATCAGTGCAGCTGCTTCAGAGGAAAtcactgaaaaataaagaaaaaccatCCATGCATGGCTGCATCCAGTGTACCTGTAATCCTGAAGAAAAGGTCCTAATTCCTTCCATGCTGAAATGCTAGCTCTGGTTTCAGAGAGAGACTTTATTGCAACTGTGACCACCGTCACCAGTAAGCACTGCTGTCCGGCCCCCAGCGGACTTAAAAGACTGGAATGTGGTAGTGGCGGTCGTTCTCGGTCAGCAGGGAGATCTCCGGCCAGTCCCTGAGAGGCTCCTCTGGGTAGCAGACTTCAAAGTCTCTGGAGTTAAACTTGAACAGTCTGAACACTTTTATCTTTACTTCAAGGGAGTATCCAAGTATAAACATATCAATCTGTGGATGAGATGAAAGACAGGTCACAGatacacacttgcaaattcctgccTCCCACCACGGTGGGGGGAAGTGTTGCTCTGCAGTTTATGAAATAATCTGCTTGTTGACAGACCCACCCATACACCACTGAGTGGGCACAGAGTTCAGAACAAATGCTCATTGTGTGGAAGGAAGGGGACGAGCATAGGAACAACTCTGTAGACTAGCATGTAAAAATCACAGGAAAAAgctacttgaaaaaaaattagtgaaaaaataaaagaacactcATGATAAAAACTACATTATTTTCCAATCAGTTTTATATCATTCAATcagttttatatcattttatatccatttgtttaaaaatgtcagATAATTTTGTTCGCCCTctaggaaagcaaaacaaaaaagaaactctttTCTAGAGGGATAAAAGCATTTTCTGGCTTTAGAAAGTTTCaattaatttctatttatctGCAATAGGTAACCAAATGCTTTCCCAAAATTATCTCATTTTCCAGCTGGACTTTTTCCTGGTGAACGTCTATGTAAGAGAACCTGTTGGCATCTGAGAAGCAGCGTGAGAGGTGAGAAAGGCCCCCAGAATTGGTGCTCTCTGGCTAGAGGTCTGAGGAGACACAAAGCAGCCAGCACAGAATAATGCATTTATTAGTCTTCTTTTCCTCATTTGAGGGGCAATAATATCAATCAACCACCTCTGTGCAATTGCTTATATCACCACTGAAAAGTCAACCCCAGACACCTCTGTGTTCAAATAGTGCCACAGCAACCTTAATCAAATACAAGCAGTTCTTCCTCCCCGGTTACCTGCTCTAGTCCACATGTGTCGCCTACAGAATTCAGGTGATTCATCATGAAGCTCAAAGGATCAGAGGATGTCTCCCTGGAAAACAGGAGTCTAAAAAGACTGGGAATGACCTTTTTAGTCTTCATTTGTTCATAAACTTCAGTGACTTGATACAGCATGATGAACTTTAAAGCTTCATAAAGTTTATATTCCAGAATGGCATCTGAAAAAAGGGTGTTGCACATACTTCCTCTCTTGTGATAATCtctaattccattaaattcagTCCACTAAAAACAGATGTAAAAGTGAAATTCAGAAGGATAAAGGTGAAGACATATACCATTCCATaacttttaatgtatttataaaataaagcaaagattAATAGAAAAAAGTGGAACTTTAACTCTTCACTTTATACCTTTCGgcactgtttgattttttttaaccataaaagTATACTGCAGTAGACTGAACATGTCTCCCCCAACttcctatgttgaaaccctaatcccaaggtgatggtattagaggGTGtgtcctttgggaggtgattaggtcctgacggtggagccctcatgaatggaccTGGTACTCTTATAAGAAGAGGCCAAAGAGCTAGCTAGTCCTCCTTCCACTATGTGAAGACACACCAAGAAGACAGCTGTCTATAAAACAGGAAGAGGGCTCTCACCAAAAACCCCActgtgctggcaccctgatctctgacttccaatctccagaactgtgaaaaatcaaTCTTTATGGGTTAAGCCACccaatttatggtattttgttatagaagcctaAGCTGACCATAAAACGTTTACAATAAGAAATTagtttagataaaatatttttttcaaaaagtatcACCTACTAGTTAAATACAAAGCAAGTCAGTTTTCCAAAACTGCTTAGGACGGATGGGTTACACAAAGGATATTCCACAGAATAGTGCTAGCGTGCTTTAACATTCACTGTGTATTCTGCACAGTTTAAAGCTCTCTGTGTATTAcgtcattgaatcctcacaataatGGTACAGGATATACACCATTGATGTTTCTCTTTAATACATAAGAAAACTATGGACCAGAAAGGTTATTTCCCAAGGCAACCCAGCTAGTGGTAGGCTCAGGATTCATTTCGATCATCCAAAATCTGTGTCATTATTGAAAGACAGGAAGAAGTCTTAGTCAAATTATTACATCTGTGCCATTACCAAGTTATGAATGGGGTGCATTCCAGGAGAGCATTTCTGAGCACCTTGCCTGGAACTTGCACCACATGTTTCTGGGGAAACAAAGATACATGATTGGTAAGGTTTGCAGGCCGGCCCATAGAAGCTCCCGACCCTATAGGGCCTAATTATCGTGTAGAACAATGTTGCTCTCATTCACTTCTTGAAGGAGAAGGAAGATTAAGGAGGGAAATCATCAGTTACTAGAAGCATTTCTGCTTGCACTTCTTACTTTCCTAACATGAAGCAATGTCCCTGACATCAGAGAAAACTGGCTCTATCTGGGATATGTGCTTTTATTCCTAGTCTTTTTATTTCCCCCGCAAACACTTACCTGTGTTTTCAATAATTCCACATATTTCCGTAGTTTTCCAAACACATTCGAGCCTGTATACTTCTCAGGACCAAAACTGTATTGCTGAATCCAATTACAACCTTGTGAAAACAGCAGTTTTTCAGGAAGCTTGAAAAGGAAGTAGATGCCAACTATGATTAGCATATGAACGTTTATTACACACAATTTGCTGTATAGCACAGCACAcaaccttatctttttttttttcgagatggaatctcactctgttgcccaggctggagtgcagtggcgtgatctcggcttactgcaacctccacctcccaggtccaagcgtttctgctgcctcagcctcctgagtagctaggactacaggcatgagccaccacgcccagctaattttttgtatttttagtagagacagggttgcaccatgttggtcaggctggtctcgaactcctgacctcaagcaatctgcccgccttggactcccaaagtgctgggattacaggtgtgagccacagcacccggcccaaACTTACCTCATTTagcaatctttattttaaaagactataGCAACAGTTAAGTATATTGCCTTCTTTTAGATTTGTGCCTTAGGTTATTTTTACATCATATTCTTACAATTTCACAAGTGATGAAAACATAGAATTGTGTCCATAGAAACAATCTTTTTTGTTAAAATAGTTACCAAATTTACTATATGTAGccctttagaaattatttttaaccaaATGATGTTAGGGCAGTATATTACATCAGGGAACAGGTGGATTTTAGAATGATGCactctgtggctcacacctggctgTCACTCACCAGCTGAGAGATTACTTAACCGGCATGGATTACTTAACTTCTTAGCCTCATCCTCCATTGTAACATACCAATAATACTGTGCATTTTATAGGACTCTTGTtaggattaaataagattatgGTGTATGTAAGAGCCTAATCCATCATAGGTATCCAATACATTTTCCCATCCTACTCAGTTTGCTGAGCCTTGGAACCTCCgttgtggttgttttgttttgttttcttttttaaagacaaggtctcacttaatatggtttgattgtgtccccacccaaatctcatcttgaattcccatgtgttgtgggagggacctggtgggaggtaactgaatcgtgGGGGCAAGTCTTTTTCCTgtgctggtctcatgatagtcaataagtctcacaagatctgatggttttaaaaagaagcGTTCCCATGCACaggctctctctttttgcctgccaccaaccacataaaatgtgacttgctcctctgacttccgccatgattgtgaggcttccccagccacatagaactgtccctaagtccagttaaacctctttcttttgtaaattgctcagtctcagttatgtctttatcagcagtgtgaaaacagactaatacagtaaactggtaccaggactggggtgctgctgaaaagatacccgaaaacgTGAAAgcgactttggaattgggtaacaagcagaggttgaACAATTTGGAGTGCTCAGAAGAGGACAGGAAAACGTGGAAaaatttggaactccctagagacttgttgaatggctttgaccaaaatgctgataatgatatggataatgaaatccaggctgaggtagtctcaggtggagatgaggaacttggaaactggagcaaagatgactcttgctatgttttaacgaagagactggtggcattttgcccctgccctagagatttacggaactctgaacttgagagagatgatttagagtatctggtgaaagaaatttctaagcagcaaagcattcagaagtgacttggatgctgttaaaggcattcagttttgaaagagaaacagagcgtaaaagttcagaaaatgtgcAGCCTCACAATGCTATaggaaagaaaatctcattttctgaggagaaatacaAGCTGGCTGCAGATATTTGCGTAActaatgagaagccaaatgttaatcaccaagacaatgaggaaaatgtctccaggacatgtcagaaagctttacagcagcacccgcacccccgccccccacccgccccattacaggcccagagacctaggAGCAAAAAGCAGttccatgggccaggcccagggtccctctgctgtgtacAGTCTGGGGACTTGGtgctctgcatcccagccactccagccatgactaaaaggggccaagcaAGGTATAGCTAGGGCCAtgccttcagagggtgcaagccccaagccttaacagcttccatgtggtgttgggcctgtgggtacacagaaatCAAGAACTGAGGGTTGGGAACCTCCACCCAGGTTTCAGAGGATATATAGAAATGCcttgatgtccaggcagaagtttgctgcaggggcagggcactcatggagaacctctgctacgGCAGcgtgaaagggaaatgtggggtgggagcccccacactgAGACCCCATCCCCACTGGGGTGCTGCCtcgtggagctgtgagaagagggccaccgttccccagaccccagaatggtagatccaccaacaccttgcaccatgcacctgggaAAGCCACAGGCACTTGACACTAGCCTGTGAacgcagccaggagggaggctgtaccctgcaaagccacaggggcggagctgcccaagaccatgggaacccacctcttgcatcagtgtgacctggatatgagacagaatcaaaggagatcattttggagctttaagatttgactgccctgctggattttggacttgcatggcctgtagtccctttgtttaggccaatttctcccatttggaatggctgtatttacccagtaTCCCCACTGCATCTAGATAGTAACTAAACTGCTTTTgattacaggctcataggtagaagggacttgccttgttttgGATGAGACTTTGTAttgtgaacttttgagttaatgctgaaatgagttaagactttgggggaccgctgggaaggcatgattggttttgaaatgtgaagatgtgagatttgggagtggccggggtggaataatatggtttggccatgtccccacccaaatatcatcttgattgtctttatcagcagcatagaaacagactaatacacactctatcacccaggctggagtacagtggtgcaatcatagctcagtgtaaccttaaactcctagggtcaagcaatcctcccgtcatAGTCTCCCAAGTAACTATGACCATAGGCAtgaccaccatgtctggctacatttttttattttttggcaagatggagtcttgctctgttgcccaggctggtcttaaactactGGCCTCCAGAGAtactcccaacttggcctcccaaagtgctgggattacaggcataagccacggctCCTGGCCTCTgttgtatttttatatctttgtcCTCAGCAATTAGCAACCGGGCTAGCACATTGCATATATTTGACAAGCATTTGCTAGATGAAATGGAACTAATAGAAACAAgtttaaataaaagatattaagaaaattgaacacacacacacatacacacacacatattttatatttctttgcacCTCTATCCTTAAATGTAGTTCCTATATTAGACatactgcatttaaaataaaaactcaggtTACTTATCAAGAATGCACTGCCTTACATTGTTAAGAAAATCAGAAGCCACAGActggagaaaatatctgtaaatcatatatctgacaaagcaCTGTATTCAGAATAAAGAACTCTCAAgactcaataatttaaaaaaaacataaaaaatgagcaaaagatttgaatagccatttctccaagaagatAACAGGGATGACAAATAAGCacgtgaaaaatgctcaacatcattactcATTGGGGAATGCACACTAAAAGCACAATGATACCAATTCAcaactattagaatggctaaaaacaaaaacctgacaatatcaagtgctggtgaga
The sequence above is a segment of the Gorilla gorilla gorilla isolate KB3781 chromosome 19, NHGRI_mGorGor1-v2.1_pri, whole genome shotgun sequence genome. Coding sequences within it:
- the OTULINL gene encoding inactive ubiquitin thioesterase OTULINL isoform X2, producing the protein MLATSQALDTVWRMAKGFVMLAVSFLVAAICYFRRLHLYSGHKLKWWIGYLQRKFKRNLSVEAEVDLLSYCAREWKGETPRNKLMRKAYEELFWRHHIKCVRQVRRDNYDALRSVLFQIFSQGISFPSWMKEKDIVKLPEKLLFSQGCNWIQQYSFGPEKYTGSNVFGKLRKYVELLKTQWTEFNGIRDYHKRGSMCNTLFSDAILEYKLYEALKFIMLYQVTEVYEQMKTKKVIPSLFRLLFSRETSSDPLSFMMNHLNSVGDTCGLEQIDMFILGYSLEVKIKVFRLFKFNSRDFEVCYPEEPLRDWPEISLLTENDRHYHIPVF
- the OTULINL gene encoding inactive ubiquitin thioesterase OTULINL isoform X1, producing MAAPRSPTRARERERSGAPAAGSDQVHSWMLATSQALDTVWRMAKGFVMLAVSFLVAAICYFRRLHLYSGHKLKWWIGYLQRKFKRNLSVEAEVDLLSYCAREWKGETPRNKLMRKAYEELFWRHHIKCVRQVRRDNYDALRSVLFQIFSQGISFPSWMKEKDIVKLPEKLLFSQGCNWIQQYSFGPEKYTGSNVFGKLRKYVELLKTQWTEFNGIRDYHKRGSMCNTLFSDAILEYKLYEALKFIMLYQVTEVYEQMKTKKVIPSLFRLLFSRETSSDPLSFMMNHLNSVGDTCGLEQIDMFILGYSLEVKIKVFRLFKFNSRDFEVCYPEEPLRDWPEISLLTENDRHYHIPVF